The proteins below are encoded in one region of Calliopsis andreniformis isolate RMS-2024a unplaced genomic scaffold, iyCalAndr_principal scaffold0048, whole genome shotgun sequence:
- the LOC143187472 gene encoding histone H3: protein MARTKQTARKSTGGKAPRKQLATKAARKSAPATGGVKKPHRYRPGTVALREIRRYQKSTELLIRKLPFQRLVREIAQDFKTDLRFQSSAVMALQEASEAYLVGLFEDTNLCAIHAKRVTIMPKDIQLARRIRGERA, encoded by the coding sequence ATGGCTCGTACCAAGCAAACCGCTCGTAAATCAACTGGTGGTAAAGCACCAAGGAAGCAGTTAGCAACAAAGGCTGCACGTAAAAGTGCTCCTGCTACTGGAGGAGTAAAGAAGCCTCATCGCTACAGGCCAGGAACTGTAGCTCTCCGAGAAATTCGAAGATATCAAAAAAGCACTGAGCTTCTGATCAGGAAGCTGCCATTCCAACGTTTGGTTCGTGAGATTGCTCAGGATTTCAAGACGGACCTTCGATTCCAAAGCTCTGCTGTTATGGCTTTACAAGAAGCCAGCGAAGCTTACCTGGTCGGTCTTTTTGAAGATACCAACCTCTGTGCAATTCACGCCAAACGTGTGACCATCATGCCTAAAGACATCCAGTTGGCTCGTCGTATTCGTGGAGAGAGGGCTTAA